In the bacterium SCSIO 12741 genome, GTCAAAATTCCCTGAACTCATTAAGAGCAGATTACGATTCTGCCAGTTTAAGCTCTTGAGTTGTTCAACCAGTTTTTTAGAATCCGTGTATACCTGTAAGTCCTCACGGGCGAAGGCTTTCTTGACTTGTTCCGGGGAAATGGGAGGGAGTTTTTTGTGCTCCAAAGTTTTGGGGCTGTAGTATACGAAAGCTTGATCGGCGGTGTTCATAGCTCCTTCGTATTGCGCTAAAAACTCCTGGTTGAGCGAGCTAAATGTATGCAGCTCCATACAGGCGATCAGTTCTCTTTGCTCAAATTGTTTTTTAACGGCCGATGTGGTCGCTTTTAACTTAGAAGGGGAGTGGGCAAAGTCTTTAAATACCACGGAAGTTTCGTTCTCCAGCACTTTTTCCAAACGCTTAGCTGCGCCTTCAAATGTGCCGAAGGATTTTAGAATGGTTTCATCATCCAACCCCATTTGTCCCAATACCAACCAGGCTCCTCTCAAATTTTGAAGGTTATGTTCTCCAAATACTTGCAGAGGATATTCTTGTTCATTGTGAATTAGGTAAGTTACATTGTTACGAATCACGTGAGATGGAGTGTCGTAAGGAATGTAATTCTTTGGGCCCTTACCAGATTCTGCAATCTTCTTCAATTCAGGATCGCCTTGGTAATAGATCAAAGACCCATCCGGATCCACCGATTCGGCGAAAATGGAAAATTGCTCAACGTAGTTCTCAAAAGTGGGAAATACGTTGATGTGGTCCCAGGCAATTCCACTGAGCAAAGCGACCTGAGGTTTGTACCAGTGAAACTTCGGACGTCTATCGATCGGCGAGGATAAGTATTCGTCTCCTTCCAACAGCATGTAGGGTGCTTCACGGGTAATTTTAACCATCCGCTCAAATCCCTTTAATTGAGCACCTACCATATAATCGGTATCCATTCCTTGTTCTTCCAACACGTGAAGGATCATGGACGTAATTGAGGTTTTTCCGTGCGAGCCGCCAATTACGATCCTTGTTTTGTCCAGCGATTCCTTGTACAAGTACTCCGGATAGGAGTGAATGCTTAGACCGAGTTCCTGTGCTTTGAGCAATTCAGGATTGTCTGGCCGGGCGTGCATTCCCAGGATTATGGCATCCAAATCATTTGATATTTTTTCCGGAAACCAGCCGTATTCCTGGGGAAGAAGGCCCACTTTTTCCAACCGACCTCTTGAGGGTTCAAAGATTTCGTCGTCCGATCCGGTAACGTGATGACCCAATTCGTGAAGGGCAAGTGCCAGGTTGTGCATGGCGCTTCCGCCGATCGCAATGAAATGAATGCGCATGAAAATCAAAATTTATGCTAACATAACATGGAAAAGCCCGGTTTGGTTACTTGGGTGACCGGAATTTTAAACAGGGTTCTGTTACCTTTGATTGAAATGATTAAAGAAGAAGTTATATACGGGAATAACGGCTTTTCGCTTTTCGCCTTTCCCTTCTTTTTTGTGGCCCTGTTGTGGGTTGCTTTTGCCTTTGATATGCTCGTCCCGTTTGAAATGGCCAACCTGGGTGTTTATCCCAGAAGTTTTGCGGGATTGTTGGGGATTTTTACCATGCCATTTGTACATGGATCGCTCAATCACTTAATGAGCAACTCGGCACCGTTGATTGTTTTAGGCGGGCTGGTCTATTATTTCTACCGACCTATTTTTTATCGAATTTACTTTTTTGGAATCGTGTCCACAGGAATCATGGTTTGGCTATTTGCCCGGCCTTCATTCCATATCGGGGCCAGTGGTTTGGTTTATGCCTTAGCCTCATTCCTTTTCTTCAGCGGAATGTTTCGAAAGTCCTATCGACTGATGGCTATATCCCTGTTGGTTGTGTTTCTGTATGGAAGTTTGATCTGGGGTATTTTCCCTTTTAAACCCGGGATATCCTGGGAAGGACACTTGTTTGGTGGAATTTCTGGATTGGGAATTGCTATTTTCTACCGCAAGTTTCAGGTAGTGCGTAAACGTAAATACTCTTGGGAAGTGATCGATGAAGACCTCGAAATTGAGCATTACGAGTCTCGCTATGGGGAAAAATATTGGGAAGATAAACCCAATCCGGCACCGCCTCAAATTCCAGTTATCCGGTACTTTTTCAAGAAAAAAGAAGAAGATTAGTTCCTTCCGAACTCCGATTTAATTTGCTCCGACCATTGATCGACGCGCTCCTCGGTAAGGTCATCCTGGTTGTCTTCATCCAGGCAAAGTCCGATAAAGGTATCATCGTCAATTTGAGCTTTTGAAGCATCATGTTCGTAGCCTTCCGTAGGCCACTGCCCAATGATTTTTGCTCCATTTTTCTCTGCCATTTTTCCAATGATGCCAATGCCATCACAGAAATAGGTGCTGTAGCCAAACTGATCGCCCAAGCCAAAAAGAGCAATGGTTTTTCCTTGGAGATCCAATTCCGCAAAACGGTTGTAAAAATCATCCCAAGCGCTTTGCAACTGACCATCGTGCCAGGTAGATAGTCCAAAGATGAGTTGATCATACTCCAAAATCTCCGGACCTTCAATGTCATAAACATCAAAGAGATCCACCTGTTCAGTTCCACCCAGCCGTTCGCGGATCATTCTGGCCACCGCCTCGGTACATCCTGTATCTGATCCAAAAAACAATCCAATTTTACTCATAGCATTCTTGTTGTTCCCAATAGGGCATAAAAAAACCTACTTCGACAAAGCTCAGTAGGTTTTCTTGAGTAATACGGTTGACAAGCCCGTGTTGTTCAGGCTTAAATTCTTTTCTCTTTAATCCGTGCAGATTTTCCTTTACGGTCTCTTAGGTAGAAGATACGTGCGCGACGTACAACACCTACTTTGTTTACTGTAATGCTCTCAATGAATGGAGAGGATACTGGAAAAATTCTTTCCACTCCCATTCCACTGGAAACTTTGCGTACAGTGAATGTCTCGGTAGAACCACCGCCTCTGCGCTGGATCACAACACCACGAAACTGCTGAACCCTTTCTTTATTACCCTCACGGATTTTGTAATCCACAGTGATGGTATCTCCGGCTTTGAATTCAGGCAATTGTTTGCCTACCGCAGCCATTTCCTCAACCTCTCTAATAATTTGATCCATGGTTCTTTATTTACCTTCGAAAAATAAGCGTGCAAACTTAAGGATTTTTCTTTAATTGGTAGTCAATCAAAGAATAGAATTTATTTTTCATCCAACAGATCCGGACGGCGTTGACGGGTTCGCTCCAGAGCCTGTTCCATTCTCCAATTGTCGATGGCCTTCAAATTACCGGAAGTCAGAATTTCAGGAACCTGCATTCCTTTCCATTCGCGAGGGCGGGTATAGACTGGGGGAGAGAGCAATTCATCCTGAAAGGAATCCGTGAGCGCAGAGGTTTCATCACCCAATACCCCGGGTAGCAAACGAACCACACTGTCTACCAAGACAGCGGCCGCCAATTCACCTCCAGTAAGTACATAGCTGCCAATAGAAATTTCCAGGGTCACATATTTTTCACGAATCCGTTCGTCGATTCCCTTGTAATGCCCACAAATAAGAAGGAGATTTTCCCGAATGCTCAGGCTATTGGCCCGTGCTTGTTCGTATAGCTCTCCATCGGGGGTGAGAAAAATAACCTCGTCGTAGTCCCGTTCCGCCTGTAACTTATCGATAAGTTCACCCAAGGGCTCGGGCATGAGAACCATACCAGCTCCTCCGCCAAATTGGTAATCATCGACCTGTTGGTAGTTTCCCTTTCCAAATTCCCGTAAATCGTGAACTTGAATAGTAACCAGATTTTTGGCCTGAGCGCGTTGAACAATAGATTGTCCAAGTGGCCCAGTCAACAAGTCGGGTACCACTGATATAATATCAATGTGCATGGCGCAAAGTTAGTCAGGAAAGACTAAGGGATGGATCAGCTTCCAACCAGCTCGTCGTATGAACGAGTGATCTTCAGATTATCAGGAAAAATCTCTTTACCCATGGTGATAAAATCCTGGGCTTCTGAAGACCGGCCACTTTCGTTTAAGTAACGAGCGTAAATGATGAATCCGGTGATTAGGGCATCACGGGTAATATCATCTGGAACGGCATCACCTGATTTGTATTTCTCCTTAATTTGAGGAACAACCACATCAATGATTTTTTGACCTTCGGCATTTTTGGAAAGCAGCATGCTGGCTCCCAAAGCCAATTGGATGTTCTCATCATCTTTACGAACTTTAGCCACCTTCTTCAACCAGGAAGCACCTTTACTAAACTTATCTTCATTGATGTGGTAAAGTGCCTCTTCCAGGCCAATGGTCACGAGTTCGTTGTAAAATTCGATGTTGTCTTCCAACGCATAGGTAGCGATGTTCTTTTTCTCACACTTGGCGTGATACTTCATGGCCTTCTCACCAAACTTGAGAGCCATTTTTAATCCACCGTAGTAGTCGAAGGCCTCCGGATCAACTTCCTTAAACTTTACGATACACATAGAAGCGTATAGGTAAGGTTCTGGATCGCTGCGATATTTTTCCGTTTCGGTCATCTTAAGGGCCCTGGCGTAGCAGGCTTCGTATTTTTCAAGCAAATACATGTCAAACAGTTTATCCTGTTTTCCACCAATTACTTGAGCATTCAGTGAAACTACTGTTACGAATAAGGAGAAAAGGAGCAAGAAAAGTTGTCTCATATAACGACTTTTATGACGGGCTATTTTTTTGCCAAAGGTCAAAAATATTGATTTCGACAATATATAAACGGAACTTTTTCATCTATTCTTCCCGTCCGTTGTTCTTATTTTGTTACCAAATTGCTTGCCATAGATATGAAAGAAACCATTGGAGAACGAATTTCGGTAGTAAGAGAAAGGCAGTTTCTGGAAGTTTTAATTTCCGGAAAAGGTAAGGTTTGGCAGGAGTCAGTGCTCTTTGCATGGGTCCTTATGTGGACTCTTATAGGAATCTATATCATTAGTTATATGTTCATGGTCGACATGACTGGAGAGCAGCGAATTTTCTTTTTGGGTTACCTGGTTTTTTGGGGATATTTCGAATATACCTGGGGACGCGCCTGGTTCTGGAAAAAATTTGGCGTCGAAAGGATTCGAATTTCAGATGGCCACCTCGAAATCAAAAATGATGTTAGAGGTTATGGCAAGGTAAAGCGGTACTTTCTGGAGAATATCCATGATTTAGGGGTGATCAATCAGAACGAGAAATCTTTTTCAGCGGTGTATTTTCGCTCCTTTTGGACGGTAGGTGGCGAAACGGTTGGCTTCGAATACATGGGGCAAAAGGTGATTCTTGGAAGGCAACTTCCCGCAGAGGAGGCTAGGCGGGTTGCTTCTTTAATTAGAAAGTACCTGAAAAGAAAATGATGAATCCGATAGCGATGGGATTCGAATTCAGAATTCAGAATTAAAAACCGTCGTTTTCACCCTTCTGGTTTTTACCCCTTCTCGATTTTCTTCAAGAACCAGGCTTTGGGCTTCGGGTTGTTCAAATACTTCTTTTAGGTTCAACACTCTTCCCATGGGGATGGAATGTTTTAGGCAGGATTTGAAAAAGTCTTCCCGCTTCCAGGTTCCAATTTTTTCTTGAAGGACTGCTTGCAACTCGGCTCTGTTTTTAACCCGGAGTTCGTTGCTAGCCAAAGAGGGAAGGGGCTCGATCGACAGAACTTTAAGGAGTGATTCAAATTGCTTGTTGTTTCCCACGGCTAAAACCAAGGGCAAATTATCAGAAGAATAGAACAAGTCTCCATAAGGAGCAATATTCGGATGGAGTGTACCCATTGGTTGAGGAACATGCTCTTCCATCAAGAAGTTGGTGGCTTGATTGACCAAAGAGGCCAGTGCTGCTTCATAAAGAGATACCGTTACCCGTTGAGGGCGTTTTTGATTAAGCAGGGCTACCAACAACCCTTCCTTCAATTGATGGGCGGCTAAGACATCTATAAGAGCCACCGGCATTTTTACAGGATCTCCATCGGGATGTCCGCTCATGGATATAAATCCGGTTTCTGCCTGCAGCACTACATCAAAGGCTGCTCGGGGCGAATCAGGACCAAATCCATTAATTTCTCCAACAATCAATTTGGGGTTGATCTCAATAAGATGGGCATAGGTGAGCCCAAATTTTTCTCCATCCCCATGTTTGAAATTGGTAATGACCACATCGGCTTCCTGAAGGTAGGATCGAAGAGTTTCGAAGTCCTCAGCGTTGAGGTAGTCCAGACGCAAAACCTCTTTGTTCCAATTTACCGAGGAATAATACGCCGATATAGGCGCCTCGCTGGATTCAGTAGGCAACTTCCACCGACGAGTGATGTCTCCGGCCTTGCGGCTTTCCACTTTGGTCACGGTGCAGCCCATTTCGGCAAAGAACATACCTACAGCAGGACCGGCAAGTACACTGGCCAGTTCTACTATTTTCAAATCTTTTAGCATGGTTTAAAGCGTTTTGCTGAAATCAACGATGGCTTCTCCGAAGCGCTTCCAGGACTTTTCGTCCTTCAGGTCTTGAATGTGTTGCTGGTAATCGATTCTTGGGTTTCGTTCATAAAACTCACGAATGCCACCCACCAACGATTCGGCCGAAGGCTCTTTGATAATATGCCCGGTCTTGTTGTCGTAGATAGTGTCTTTCAATCCACCCACATCGGTAGCCAAAATGGGTAGGTTAAAGTGATAGCAGATATAAGTAATCCCACTCTGCGTAGCCGACTTATAAGGAAGAATGCACACATCAGCGGCACTAAAGAAGGCTGGAATCTCCCGATCACTGATGTAATCATTAAAGAGGTGGATTCGCTCCTTGTTTCGGTTGGTATCAATCAACTGTTGATACTTGTCGAAGCTGGAATAGCTTTCACCCGCAATAATCAACTGGTAACTCTCATCCAACTGATCGAAGGCTTCAATCAATAAGTCCAGGCCTTTGTAGTCGCGGATAAATCCAAAGAACAAAAGCGTTTTCTTGTCTGGGTCAAGTTTCAGTTTTTGGCGGCTTGCCAAGGTATCCTCACGAGGGCCAAAGTGATCATATATCGGGTGGTCCATTCGTAGGCACTTGGCGTCGTTTCCGGCCATGGAATACAAATCGTCCTGAACTGATCCACTCATGGCAATAAAACCGGTATTTCTTTTGAGGAAGTAGTTGGTAAACGGTTTATCAATGATGCGCGATTCGTGTGGAATCACATTGTCCAAAATGGTAATCACCTTGGTGTGTGGAGCCATTCTTCCTGCAACCGTTCCAAGAGAAGGGCCGAAAAAAGACATCCAATATTTCATGATCAACAAATCCGGATTGAATTGTCGAATCTTTTTGGCGGTACTTAGGTAACTAAAGGGGTTAATACTGTCTAATACTTCAACACTATCGATGGGGTCAGCAAGATCGTCATCCGTTACGTATTGGGTTTTTCCAGGAAATAGAAAATCTGGGTACTGCCTGGAAAACGTAAAGGCTTTTACCTCATGTTCTTTTTCAAAAGCCCGGTAGAGTGAGGCGTTAAATTGAGCAATTCCCCCGCGAAAAGGGTAAAAGGTAGAGAGGTAGGCTATCCTCATAGAGTTTTTTCTTTGAGCGCTTCGGCGGCATCAAAAACGGTGTCCACAGACAAATCGTGCATACAGCGTCGTTCACGTGAACAGGTATTACCATAATAGCAATCACAGCCGGAAACCGGTTCAACGATCATCCCTCTACCGTAAAGTTCAAATTCGTATTTGTTGAAGATGTTATTAAACAACAACAACTCCTTCTTCAAGGCAATGGCGATATGCATCATCATAGATACTTGAGTAACGATAATGTCACAACTATCGGATAGGGCTATAAATTCAGCCAGCGAAAAGTGTCCTGGGTAGTAGGCTCCGGTTTCTTGGTGGTAAATCCGGTTTTGGTGATCTTCTTGTTCACCTCCAAGCAATACCGGAAAGTATCCGGCATTTTGCAGCCTTTTTATAAAATCAACCCAATATTGTTCGGGCCATAGTCTTGTTTGCCAGCGAGCTCCACATCCGGTATTTAATCCGATGATGGGCTTGCCCTCAGTATTTTCAGTTTGGAAGATTTGTTTCCACTTGGCCACAAGGGCTTTATCAATGTTGATCAAGTAGTCCTCATTTCTAAAATCAAAGTGACAGATTTCAAAAATCTCTTCCAGGTAATTCTTCGTGTTCTTGATGGATAGGTGATCAAAAAATCCAGTGAGCAACTTGTGCTCGGCTTTATCCGTTGCCGCATCTATGTGACCATTTTCCCAAGTAAAGCCGTATTTCTCTTTCGCATCTACTTGCTTGAGAAGCATACAGGCCTCTTTGTCTTTGTCCAGGTTTAGGGCAATGTCGAAAGTCTCATTCTGCAAAATGAAAAGGGACAAAGCATCGGGCTTGTAAATCCGATCGATTTGTTCCTTAGGCAAAACTGCTGGGCTTAAAGTCAACCAGGTAATGTGACAGTTTGGGTATTCGGCCCGGTATCGAGTTAAAAGAGGCGTGGTGCGAATAACATCTCCAATAGCACCCAACTTAATAATCAGAATGCGCTTGCTGATCGGAGAATAGTGAGAACAATCAGGACAAGCAACAGGCTCAATCTTGTTTGGTTTACAGGGGATATGCCCTTGAAAATGTTTACAATCGTAATGGATGTCGCTTAGTTTCATACTGACCCTTCAAATAATCGTTTACTGGATCGGAAATGCCCGGTATTCAGCCTTTTCAGAAAGCTGCAAACTTAGTGATTGATACGGGATTTTGCAAAATAGAAAACCCGCTAATGAATGGTTATCTGGCCTGGGATTGGGAAGGGGGAGATCGCCTTTACCAAAATTGATTCGCGTCGTGTGTATATTTGTTAGGAGCCGACGAGTTAAAATCGGTTCCAAAAACGACCGAAAATCCATCCATGAGAGTTGTTCATTCATCTATTCTTATCACCTGCATTAGCCTCTTTCTGTTGGGTTTGACTCCGAATATGGTTAATGGTCAGCATTCCGACTCCACCAGATTTCAGCGCAGCATGCAGTATGGAGGAGAGCTTAGCCTTTCTGGAAGATTGTTAAAATGGCCTGAGAATTCGTATTACTACAAACCCCAGGATGAGGTTTGGAAAAGCGCTTTTTATTATACCCGTTTTGCCTATCCTGCTTTGGGGGCTGTGGTGAGAATGAGAAATTCCGACGTTCATACTTTGGGAATCACTTACCATAAGACCAGTCGCGAAGAGTCATACTTGTCGCGGCAACCCTGGCAAACCACGGTTAGTGATTTCATTCTCTACTACCAATACCAGTATTGCCCGCTCAAAAAGTGGACGCAGAAAAAATGGGGGAGAGTAGCTCCCTTTATTGGAGGTAGGTTGCAATACAATAACAAACATGTGGATACCTACGAAAACCGTCCTCCTGACCAGGGCGACCAAAGTGAACTTAAAATCGATAGCTATTCCTCTACTTTAATGTTGCAAGCCTATCCGAGTATTCGCTTGGTCAATGAACAATTTTTTGCCGAATTGGGTATGGCGATCAACCTTTTGGGGTGGTACACCTACGATTATCATTATCGCTATAGCGGTTCAGGTTGGAACAACTTCTCGAATGAGTATTACACCTTTGACGATAGGAATAATCAACAGGGCAGTGATATTCTCACTCCAAGCGATTTGCAGAACAACGGATATCTGTTCAGCGATCTCGTTTTGAAGATTGGATTTGTGTTCTAAAAGAACCTCCCGTTTAAGAACAATCAATATTTCTGGAATGAAGCCGTTTAAATGGGGCATGTTAACACCTACCTTTTATCTCACCCTCTTTCTGCTTTCCATGTCTTTTGCGGCAAGTGCTCAAAACTACCTGCCTTACTTTCGAACCGTGGCTCGGGCCGAAACATTTTTGATGGACAGCCTGTATGAGGAAAGTTTGCAACGATTTGATTCAGCTTTTCATTTGGTCCCCTATGCCCAACCCAAGGATTTGTATTTGGCAGCTCAGGTTTCGGCCTACCTGAATCAAAATCAAAGGTGCTACAACTATTTAATCACGGGATTTGTAAACGGTATACCTCAAAGTGTTTTGGAGAACAATCCTTATCTCAAGCGATGGACCTCTACAGAATGGGGTAAAAAATTAACGCAAAGTCGTTTGGATTCCCTGTATGCGGTTAATGAAGAACGGATCAACACATGGTATAAAAAGAGAATGGCGGCCCTTTATCGTCAGGATCAACTCTTGCGTGATTCGTGTCACCTGCCCGTCGACTCATTCCCCGGTGGGCAGCAACAGAAAAACCTACTATATCAAAAATGGATGAAACAAGCCGATCGCCAATCCCGGCAAATTATGAGGTATACAGTGAAGTATGGATTTCCTTCATTCCAAGTGATTGGATGTGACGACAAGCGCTATTTTGAAGATTCAGATGATGGAGTTGGTTCTAAGTATGGAAGCATCATACTCTACCATTCAAAAACCTCCTGGGATTTATTCAAAAACGTATTGATGACTCAATTGGAACAAGGGAATCTAATTCCAAAACAATATGCCTTGATCCGTGATTTTGCAGCAAGGAACTATCAAACCGGATATAGACCCAATGCCAAGTATGGAAATTACGTCTACTACATTCGATGGAATGACCAGAAGAAAACACCTTGGAGCACTACCAAATTGAAGTGGGTGAACAAAAATCGATATGAAATCGGTTTGCCGCCTTATAGGGTTTATGAGAAGAAAGAAAACATGGCAGAGCAGTATTTTTGGGGCAGAGTAACCCTGTTTGAACATGTGGCTCCAATATTCGACCTTATGACCCTGGATGTTGATTGATGATTCCCTAAAATCAGGTATTTCTACGCTTGAAAATTCGATTGCTGGTTTCTTATTTTACGGGAATCCAAAAACCTTATTCTTCCATGAAAGCCTTACTCACCCGAAAAAACGCAAACGACAAACAAACTACTGGAACTTTTGAACTCTTTGATGAAGAGGGAAAAATCTTCCACGCCTTTTCCCTGGAGCTGCCCTGGAAAGACAATCAAG is a window encoding:
- a CDS encoding peptidoglycan synthetase; translation: MRIHFIAIGGSAMHNLALALHELGHHVTGSDDEIFEPSRGRLEKVGLLPQEYGWFPEKISNDLDAIILGMHARPDNPELLKAQELGLSIHSYPEYLYKESLDKTRIVIGGSHGKTSITSMILHVLEEQGMDTDYMVGAQLKGFERMVKITREAPYMLLEGDEYLSSPIDRRPKFHWYKPQVALLSGIAWDHINVFPTFENYVEQFSIFAESVDPDGSLIYYQGDPELKKIAESGKGPKNYIPYDTPSHVIRNNVTYLIHNEQEYPLQVFGEHNLQNLRGAWLVLGQMGLDDETILKSFGTFEGAAKRLEKVLENETSVVFKDFAHSPSKLKATTSAVKKQFEQRELIACMELHTFSSLNQEFLAQYEGAMNTADQAFVYYSPKTLEHKKLPPISPEQVKKAFAREDLQVYTDSKKLVEQLKSLNWQNRNLLLMSSGNFDGIQFDELAGELLG
- a CDS encoding rhomboid family intramembrane serine protease → MIKEEVIYGNNGFSLFAFPFFFVALLWVAFAFDMLVPFEMANLGVYPRSFAGLLGIFTMPFVHGSLNHLMSNSAPLIVLGGLVYYFYRPIFYRIYFFGIVSTGIMVWLFARPSFHIGASGLVYALASFLFFSGMFRKSYRLMAISLLVVFLYGSLIWGIFPFKPGISWEGHLFGGISGLGIAIFYRKFQVVRKRKYSWEVIDEDLEIEHYESRYGEKYWEDKPNPAPPQIPVIRYFFKKKEED
- a CDS encoding flavodoxin; the encoded protein is MSKIGLFFGSDTGCTEAVARMIRERLGGTEQVDLFDVYDIEGPEILEYDQLIFGLSTWHDGQLQSAWDDFYNRFAELDLQGKTIALFGLGDQFGYSTYFCDGIGIIGKMAEKNGAKIIGQWPTEGYEHDASKAQIDDDTFIGLCLDEDNQDDLTEERVDQWSEQIKSEFGRN
- the rplS gene encoding 50S ribosomal protein L19, giving the protein MDQIIREVEEMAAVGKQLPEFKAGDTITVDYKIREGNKERVQQFRGVVIQRRGGGSTETFTVRKVSSGMGVERIFPVSSPFIESITVNKVGVVRRARIFYLRDRKGKSARIKEKRI
- the trmD gene encoding tRNA (guanosine(37)-N1)-methyltransferase TrmD; protein product: MHIDIISVVPDLLTGPLGQSIVQRAQAKNLVTIQVHDLREFGKGNYQQVDDYQFGGGAGMVLMPEPLGELIDKLQAERDYDEVIFLTPDGELYEQARANSLSIRENLLLICGHYKGIDERIREKYVTLEISIGSYVLTGGELAAAVLVDSVVRLLPGVLGDETSALTDSFQDELLSPPVYTRPREWKGMQVPEILTSGNLKAIDNWRMEQALERTRQRRPDLLDEK
- a CDS encoding CoA transferase, encoding MLKDLKIVELASVLAGPAVGMFFAEMGCTVTKVESRKAGDITRRWKLPTESSEAPISAYYSSVNWNKEVLRLDYLNAEDFETLRSYLQEADVVITNFKHGDGEKFGLTYAHLIEINPKLIVGEINGFGPDSPRAAFDVVLQAETGFISMSGHPDGDPVKMPVALIDVLAAHQLKEGLLVALLNQKRPQRVTVSLYEAALASLVNQATNFLMEEHVPQPMGTLHPNIAPYGDLFYSSDNLPLVLAVGNNKQFESLLKVLSIEPLPSLASNELRVKNRAELQAVLQEKIGTWKREDFFKSCLKHSIPMGRVLNLKEVFEQPEAQSLVLEENREGVKTRRVKTTVFNSEF
- a CDS encoding glycosyltransferase → MRIAYLSTFYPFRGGIAQFNASLYRAFEKEHEVKAFTFSRQYPDFLFPGKTQYVTDDDLADPIDSVEVLDSINPFSYLSTAKKIRQFNPDLLIMKYWMSFFGPSLGTVAGRMAPHTKVITILDNVIPHESRIIDKPFTNYFLKRNTGFIAMSGSVQDDLYSMAGNDAKCLRMDHPIYDHFGPREDTLASRQKLKLDPDKKTLLFFGFIRDYKGLDLLIEAFDQLDESYQLIIAGESYSSFDKYQQLIDTNRNKERIHLFNDYISDREIPAFFSAADVCILPYKSATQSGITYICYHFNLPILATDVGGLKDTIYDNKTGHIIKEPSAESLVGGIREFYERNPRIDYQQHIQDLKDEKSWKRFGEAIVDFSKTL
- a CDS encoding glycosyltransferase family 9 protein, whose amino-acid sequence is MKLSDIHYDCKHFQGHIPCKPNKIEPVACPDCSHYSPISKRILIIKLGAIGDVIRTTPLLTRYRAEYPNCHITWLTLSPAVLPKEQIDRIYKPDALSLFILQNETFDIALNLDKDKEACMLLKQVDAKEKYGFTWENGHIDAATDKAEHKLLTGFFDHLSIKNTKNYLEEIFEICHFDFRNEDYLINIDKALVAKWKQIFQTENTEGKPIIGLNTGCGARWQTRLWPEQYWVDFIKRLQNAGYFPVLLGGEQEDHQNRIYHQETGAYYPGHFSLAEFIALSDSCDIIVTQVSMMMHIAIALKKELLLFNNIFNKYEFELYGRGMIVEPVSGCDCYYGNTCSRERRCMHDLSVDTVFDAAEALKEKTL